GGAGAATTTTTTAAAGGCAGAAAAATCAGGAGTAAATTTTTCCATTTGATCGTGAAAAAGAAAATCTCCGGCCAAAAAAATTAAATCGGGTTTTTTTATTTGTAGGTTTTGTGCTGTTTTTTCTAAAAACCATCCTCTTTTTAGTGGCCGTAAATGAGTATCGCTAATCAAGGCTACTTGTATTTCCTGCTTTAACTTTCCAGTTTCTATTGCTTGTTCTCTAATAGTTAATTGATAAGGTTCCAGTTGGATTTTTAGCGACAGAATTAAACCAACAAACAAAAAAAGAGGCAACATAATGCCTTTAAAAAAATGGGCGCGGTGATTTTTAAGAAGATAAAATCCGCCTCCCAGCGCGCCCAGAAAATAAATGATTGATAATGTTTCAAAAATGTAGAATGGAAGCATTTTGGGGATTTAAAAATGCCGAAGGAGGGACTTGAACCCTCATGACCTTTCGGTCGCATGATTTTGAGTCATGTGCGTCTACCATTCCGCCACTTCGGCTTAAAAAGGTCTTGTTGGTTAAAGAACTTTTTGTTATAATAGCATTATGCCAAAAATAATTTCGCTTGTCAACCAGAAGGGGGGGGTGGGTAAAACCACTACTGCAGTCAACCTAGGAGCTTATTTATCGTCCCTGGGTAAGTTTGTGTTGCTGGTAGATATAGATCCGCAGGCTAATGCCACCTCTGGATTAGGCATAGACCACCGCTCCTTAGAAAAAGGCATTTATGATACTTTAGTAAGTGGCGCTTCTTTAAGAGAAATCATTAAAAATACCAATCATGATGGCTATCGCGTAGCTCCGGCTACTTTGGCTTTGGCAGGTGCCAATGTGGAGTTAATCAATCTGCCTAACAGGGAATTTAAGTTGCGCGAAGTTTTACAAGAGGCTAAACATGCCTATGATTACATTTTAATAGATTGTCCGCCTTCATTGGGGCTTTTAACCGTTAATGGTTTGGTGGCGGCTGATGAAGTTTTAATTCCCGTGCAGGCTGAATATTATGCCTTGGAAGGTTTAGGCCAACTTTTGGAAACGGTTAATTTGGTTAAAGACAATTTGCATCCGGATTTAGATATTAAGGGTGCGGTTTTAACCATGTTTGATGCTCGCAATAAATTATCTTCCGATGTTTTAGAAGAATTGTATAAATTTTTCCCTAACAAAATTTTTAGATCCGTGATTCCTCGCAGTGTGCGCTTGGCCGAGGCGCCGTCTTTTGGCAAATCTATCTTGCATTACGATCCCAGCTCTAAGGGCGGTAAGGCCTATGAGCGTTTGGCGCGAGAAATAATAGAAATGGATCAGCAATAATTTTTATATGCCTTTAGGAAAAGGTTTAGGTTCTTTAATCCCCAATTTTAAACAAACTGGTGCAACCGCGGAAACCACCACCAAGTCTTTTGCTGGCGGTAATAATTTTGCAGGAGGTTCTGCCGGCAGTAAAGAAAATCAGTTATGGAATATCCCGGTTTCTTTAATTAAGGCCAACGCTTATCAGCCGCGTCAAGTTTTTGAACATCAAGATTTGGAAGACTTGGTAAATTCCATTAAAGAGCACGGAATTTTGCAACCGCTACTAGTGACAGAAAATGAAGATGGCAGTTATGAGTTGGTGGCAGGGGAACGCCGTTTTAGAGCCGCTCAAATTTTGGGCCTTTCCACTGTTCCGGCTTTGATAAAAAAAATAAAGGGATCGGCTAAATTGGAGTTGGCTTTGATAGAAAATATTCAGCGCAAAAATCTTAACCCCTTGGAAGAAGCCTTTGCTTATCAACGATTGATTAACGAATTTGCTTTAACTCAAGAAGAAGTGGCCAAAAAAGTTGGCAAAAGCCGCCCCTACATTGGAAATCATTTAAGGCTTTTGTCTTTGCCGGAAGAAATTAAAAATGGTTTAATTGAAGGGGAAATTTCCAGTTCCTCGGCGCGCGCCATTTTGGGTTTGTCTTCGGCTAAGGAACAAATTAAATTTTATCATAAATTAAAAGGCAATGGCGCTACGGTGCATCAAGTAGAAACGCAAGTGGCGGCTGAACGTTTAAAAAAGACGGGTTTGACCCGTCGTGATCCTTTAGTTTTGGATTTTGAAAAAAGATTGAGGGAAAAATTAGGCACCAAAGTAGAAATTACCAAAAACGGTGCAAAAGGAAAAATTACTATAGAATATTATTCTGATGAAGAATTGCGACGCTTGGTTAAAGAAATAATTGACTAAAAAATAAAAACTAAGAAGAAGGGGAAGACGTATGTTCCTCTTCTTCTTTTTTGTCTTTCTTCATGATAGAAAGTTTGTCTTTAAACCAATCGGTTAAAGATGAGCGGGCAAATGTTTTGATGCGGGATCTGGCGCCGTTGGTTTTGACGAATTTTAACCAAGCCGGATTAGGTCCTTTGCGTTTTTTATCTATAATAATATCTACAATGTCGCCATTGCGCAGGGGTGTATCCAAACTATTTAATTGATTGTTAATGCGACAACCGGTACATTTATTACCTACATCGGTGTGAATGGCGTAAGCAAAATCAACAGGTGTGGCTTCTTCGGGCAGATCTATAATATCGCCTTTGGGCGTCCAAACAAAAATGCGGTTTTGGAAGAAATCTATTTTTAAATTTTCAATGTCTTTGATATTTTTAAAAACCGTTTTTTGAATTTGTGCCAGTTCGTTAATCCAAGCTAATTGTTTAAGGCGTTTTTCTTTTTTGCCTTCTTTGTACTGCCAGTGGGCGGCAATACCATATTCGGCTTCCTCGTGCATTTTTTCCGTGCGGATTTGAAATTCCACAATTTGCCCTTCTAAACAAATGGTGGCGGTATGCAAAGATTGATAGCCGTTGGGTTTGGGTTGGGCGATATAGTCTTTTATGCGACCCGGCACCGGACGCCAAAGTTTATGCACAATTCCTAAAGTAGCATAACAATCGGCAATGGTGGGTACGATAATGCGCAAGGCCACAATGTCGTAGACCTTTTCAATTTCTTTGTTGTAGCGTAAGAGTTTTTTATATAAACTGTAAATATGTTTAACGCGTCCGTGAAAAGACACCAAAGGCACACCGGCTCCGCGTAATTCTTTTTCTGTATTTTTTTGAGTCTCTTCCAAATGTTGTTTGGATTGTTCAAAGCTTTCTTTTTGTATTTTAGTAATCCAATTAAAATTTTCCGGGTCAACATATTTAAAAGATAAATCTTCCAGCTGACCCTTAATTTCGCCCATGCCGAGGCGTCCGGCAATGGGGGCAAAAATTTCCAAACTTTCCAAAGCAATGCGTTGTCTTTTGTTTTCTGGCAAAGCATCTAAAGTTTTTAGATTATGCAGGCGATCGGCAAATTTAATAATCATGATACGCACGTCTTGAGCAATGGCAATAAACATTTTGCGCAAATTTTCTATGTAACGTTCCACGCCGCGGTATTTTAATTTACCAAGTTTTGTAATGCCGGAAACCATAGAGGAGACTTCTTTGCCAAAGTTTTTTTCCACGTCTTCTATGGTGATGGATGTGTCTTCCGGGACATCATGCAGAAGGCCGGCAATGATAATGGATGTATCCAAGCTCATTTCGGCCAGGTATTCGGCTACAGCCAGAGGGTGGGTGATATAGGGCTCGCCTGAAGCGCGGTTTTGCCCTTCGTGGGCCTTGGCGGCATAATCATAAGCCAGGCGGATTAAATCTAAATCCGCTTCAGGGTTGTTTTTTTGGACTGTATTTAAGAGGTTTTCTATACCCATAATCAGGCTTAATTTTAAGCCTCTACTTATATTTATACCAGCCTATTGACAAAAAGGCAAAAAAGTGCTATTATAAACTGTTCGTTTATCGCCCTAAAAAGGCCTAAATGATGGTTTTTGACAACTAAAACCGCGCTAAAAAAGGCGCAAAAGGAGTTTTTCATGGAATACATCCCGCTCATTCTTCTTTCGTTCCTGTTTGGGGCCATTCTCATTCCGGGATATGAATTCTCGGCGCGTTTGGTTGAGAGGACCAAGATCAGCAAACAGGAGAAGTTTTTCCGCAAGCTGACGCTTGGCGTTGCGTTTTGGGTCCTTTACGGCACAGTGTCCTTCATTGTCCCAGACGCTTATCAGAATATCATGGGTTTGGAAAAAATAACTACTCCCAACGTATGGATATTGTTTTATTTTATTTCTTTCCTGTTCTCGGGAATCTTTACCCATAAATACCTGCTCAAGCCCTGGCTTAACAAAAACTACCCTCCTATCAGGCGCGGTTTGAAAACGGGGGAGAAGAAGTACCAGGGCACCGTGTATGATAGGAGCCACCACGACTTCTGTGGCTACGGATTGACCATTCGGATCAACGGAATTGATGCTGACTGTTCCGTCTTTGCTGTCCCACAGGGAATTTTTGCGGGCAGCTTTGATGAATATCCAACGGTGGGACAACGTGTAATTCTCTACGCTAAGGAAACTCATCGGCCTGACGTCAAGGCCTTGACCGGGGTGTTCTCGGAATACAGCCAGGAGGAGGCGTAGAACAGGCCTTACTGCCTGGAAGTTGCCGGCGGCCAAAGAAATGTCTAACGACAATTCTGCGGTTGCCGGTTTTTTATTTTTGAAAATTTTTATAAATAAATTTTTTTATTAAAAAACCGCCCCAACAAGAGGCGGTTTAAAATTGAAAATTTTTCAACTAATCATCTCTAGAATAAAATTATTTTTTCTTTTTACTCTTGGCTTTAACATTAGCATTGCTTGGACATTCTTTATTACTGCAAACAATTTTTTCTTTGGCTCCTTCCACCATTAAAGATTCGCAAACCTCGCATTTTTCTCCGGTTGGTTTGTTCCACAGGGCAAAATCACAATCCGGATAGCGGCTGCAGGAAAAGAAAATTCTTTTGGCTCGAGTGCGGCGTTCTATAATATCTCCCTTCTCGCATTTGGGGCATTTGACTCCCGTGCTTTTTACTTCTTTTTTAATGTATTTGCATTTAGGATAATCACTGCAACTAATAAACAAACCAAAGCGGCCGCGGCGGCGCATTAAGGGTGAGCCGCATTCCGGACATTTTTCGTCTATGGGCGGCAAATCTTTTTCTTCGCCCAAAGGTTTGGTATTTTTGCAAGTTGGGTAGTTAGAACAAGCCATGAATTTGCCAAAGCGGCCAATTTTAATAATCATCGGCGAGCCGCATTTTTCGCAAATTTCTTCAGTGGCTTCTTCGGTTAATTCCTTTTTAGAAAGTTCTTGGGTTTTTTCTTCCAAGTTTTTGGCAAATGGTTCATAGAAATTGGCAATAATATCGCGCCAATTATCTTGGCCTTGGGCCACTGTATCAAAATTATCTTCCATTTTGGCGGTAAATTCATAGTCGGTAATTTGAGGAAAATGCGCCACTAAAATATCGTTTACTAAAAAGCCTATGTCCGTAGGTTTAAAACGTTTCTTTTCATCGCGCTCTACGTATTTGCGGGCAATGATGGTGGAGATAGTAGGCGCGTAAGTAGAAGGGCGGCCAATGCCGTATTCTTCCATTATTTTAACCAAGCCGGCATCGTTATAGCGGGCTGGCGGCTCGGTAAAATGTTGTTCGTTGTTTAATTCCACTAAAGGCAAAACATCTTTTTCGGCAAGTTCCGGTAAGAGGGTTTCTTTCTGCGCGTCGGGGTAAAGCGCCATATAGCCGGGGAAAGTGATAATATTGCCGGTGGCTCTAAAAGTATATTTTTGATTTTGATTTTCTATATCAACAGTGGTGCCGTTAAAAATTGCCTCAGGCATTTGAGAAGCCACCGCTCTTTTCCAAATTAAATCGTAAAGTTTCCAGAGTCTTGGTTCCAAGACATCTTTTAAAGAAGCTGGATCGCGCACTGCCTCGGTAGGTCGGATGGCTTCATGTGCTTCTTGAGCCAGTTTAGATTTGGTGCTATAAAAATTGGGTTTTTCAGGTAGATATTTTTCTCCAAATTTGTTTTTAATCACTTCCCTGACATCACTTAAAAATTTGCCGGATAAAATTACCGAGTCAGTTCTCATGTAAGTAATTAAGCCTACATGACCCTGGCCTTTTAAATCTATACCTTCGTATAGTTGTTGGGCCAGCATCATGGTTTGTTTGGCAGAAAAACCCAAGCGGCGATTAGCCTCCTGTTGCAATGTAGAAGTAGTAAAAGGCGCAGCCGCTCTTTTCTTTAAGATTTTTTTGGTAATAGAAGCAACTTGATATTTAGCATCCTCCAGTTCTTTTAAAATTTTATCGGCTTCTTCCTTGTTTTTAATTTCTAATTTTTCTAAATTTTTACCATCAATTTTGTGCAATTTGGCGTCAAAATTTTCTTTATTTTTTTCAAACACCGCTTCTACTATCCAGTATTCTTCTGGCTTAAAAGCTTGAATTTCTCTTTCGCGTTCTACAATTAAACGTACGGCCACGGACTGCACACGTCCGGCAGATAAGCCCCTGGCCACTTTTTTCCACAGAAAGGGTGAGAGTTTATAACCAACCAGGCGGTCTAAAATGCGGCGCGCTTGTTGGGCGTTAACCAAATTTAAATCCAAAGGCCGAGGATTTTTTAAGGCCTCATCAATGGCAGTTTTAGTGATTTCATGAAAAACCAGGCGTTTAACTTTTTCCGCAGGTATGTCTAAGATGTTGGCCAAATGCCAGGAAATAGCTTCTCCTTCGCGGTCTTCATCGGTTGCCAGTAATACTTCATCGGCTCCTTTGGCACTCTTTTTTAAATCCGTGACAATTTTTTGCTTGTCCTTGGGAATGACATAATGGGGTTCAAATTTGTTTTCCACATCCACACCCAATTCCGATTTGGGTAAATCCCTAATATGGCCAAAAGAAGATTTGACCACAAACTTTGTTCCCAAAAATTTGGAAATGGTTTTGGCTTTGGTAGGAGACTCGACAATTAAAAGTTGAGACATAAATTCATTTTTTCAAACAATTGTTTTACACTATACTACTATTAGGCTCTTTTGTCAATCCGCGGACTTTTTTTACAAATTTTTTAATTGATAATGTAATTCATTCCGCCGCTGTTTTTAATTTTATTTTTAAGCTCCATTAAGGCGATAGCGGAAACTAAAACATTGGTGGGAAATTTGGTTTCTTGGGCAATTTTTTCCAGATTTTTGGGCTCTTTAGAAAGCACTTTCAAAATTGCTTCTTCAGTGGGGTTTTCCGCCAGAGGTTTTATCTCACTAAAAAGATCTTTATTTTTTTCAATTTTTAAAAAGTCTAAGATATCTTCGGCCGAGGTAATAACCTGCGCTCCTAGTTTTAAGAGGTTGTTGGGCCCCTCGGAAAGAGGGGAGAAGATATTCCCAGGAACGCTAAAAACTTCGCGGTTTTGATCTAAAGCCAATTTAGCGGTAATTAAAGAGCCGGAGTCTTCTGCGGCTTCTATAATAATGGTGCCTAGTGATAAGCCGGAAATAACGCGGTTTCTAATAGGAAAATTAAATCTTAAGGGCAAGGTGCCGATGGGAAATTCAGAAATTACCGCTCCACCGTTATTTATAATTTGTTGGGCTAGGCGGTAGTTTTCTTTAGGATAGATGCTGTTATTATTTGCTCCTGATCCCAGTACGGCGATAGTGCGTCCGCCCGCCTGCAAAGTGGTGGCATGAGCCGCGGCATCTGCCCCCAAAGCCAGGCCACTGATAATGGTGGCGCCGTTTTGTGAAAGCGGAGGAATAATTTCCTCTATTACTTGTTTGCCATAAAAACTTAAGCGACGCGAACCGACACAAGCCAAAGGATATTTATCTTTGTTTAAAGTTCCTTGATAAAACAAGAGTGGCGGCGGGTCATAAATTTGTTTTAAAAGAGTAGGGTAGAGTTCTTCATCTAAAGAAATGACTTTTAATTTTTCTTTTTCCAGTTTTTGCCACTCTTTTTCCGGGTCAAGTTTTGCCCTTTCTTCTATAATTGCGCGTATTGTTTCAACTCCCAATCCTATTTTTAAAAAATCCTCGGAATTGGCGCGCCAGACATCTTGTAAATCAATAAAAGCCCGCTTAATTTTAAGCAGACTTTTAGAATTCATTTTAGAGATTGTAGAGAGTGCTACTAATCGCGCCAATTCCTCCTTGCTCATATTTTAATTAAATTTGTTCATGGCCGCGGCCAGTCCGTTTTGCAAAGCCTCTTTTAAGGCTTCAATTGTTTTTTGCAATCCGGTTTCTAAATCCTTTTTCTCAGCTAAAGAAAATTTAGCCAAAACCAAATCGGATCCTTCCGCAAATGTTTCTTTTAAGGGTTTGATGCCAATTCTAAAACGCGCAAAATTTTGTCCGCCAATTTTTTCTATGATGGATTTTACGCCGTTATGTCCGGCGGCCGAGCGATCAATTTGCACTTTTATTTTTCCCAAAGGCAGGTCCAAATCGTCGTGCACCACATAAATACTGGTTGAAGGAATCTTATAAAATTTGGCCAGAGCCGCCACGGCTACGCCAGATTCGTTCATGAAAGTTTGCGGCAAAACCAATTTTATTTTTTTGTCTGCGGATTCAGCCATTAAAGATTGAAATTTTTTATTTTCCTTCCATTGGGAAAAAACTCCTTCCCCAGAGGCATAAAATTTTTCCAAGGCCAAAAAACCGGCGTTATGCCTGGTATTTTGATATTTTTTGCCCGGATTTCCCAGGCCAACAATTAGGATCATACTCTTACTTTGCGCACATAGACCACTACCGGCACGCCGGTAAAATCAAATATCTGGCGCAAATTATTTTGAATAAATTTAAGATAGGATTCATGCAAAGAGGTTTTTTGTTTAATGGTTACTTCAAAGGTTGGGGGATTGATTCCCATTTGGCGCAGGGCAAAAATTTTAGGATGTCTTACTCCTTTGCCGCGGGTAGGCAATTTAAAACGCACCAATTTTTCCATAAAATGCCGTAAATCTTTTTCTTCTATTTGTTTATTTAAATTGGTGGCCACTTGGTTTAACAGAGGAAAAAGATGTTGAATGTTTTTATGGGTTAAAGCGCTGGTAAAAAAGATGGGGGCAAAAGACAAGGGCGGAAACAAATTAAATAACTGTTTAGTGATAACATCTTGTGTATCGGTTTGCTTATCAGGAATCAAATCCCATTTGTTGATTATAATAATCAATCCTCGGCGGTGTTCGGAAATAATTTGAATTAAGTGCTTGTCTTGTGTAGTAAAAGGCTCACTGGCATCTAAAACTAATAAAACTATATCAGATTTTTCTATGCTTTCCA
This Candidatus Magasanikbacteria bacterium RIFOXYB2_FULL_38_10 DNA region includes the following protein-coding sequences:
- a CDS encoding chromosome partitioning protein ParA, whose amino-acid sequence is MPKIISLVNQKGGVGKTTTAVNLGAYLSSLGKFVLLVDIDPQANATSGLGIDHRSLEKGIYDTLVSGASLREIIKNTNHDGYRVAPATLALAGANVELINLPNREFKLREVLQEAKHAYDYILIDCPPSLGLLTVNGLVAADEVLIPVQAEYYALEGLGQLLETVNLVKDNLHPDLDIKGAVLTMFDARNKLSSDVLEELYKFFPNKIFRSVIPRSVRLAEAPSFGKSILHYDPSSKGGKAYERLAREIIEMDQQ
- a CDS encoding aminoacyl-tRNA hydrolase, translated to MILIVGLGNPGKKYQNTRHNAGFLALEKFYASGEGVFSQWKENKKFQSLMAESADKKIKLVLPQTFMNESGVAVAALAKFYKIPSTSIYVVHDDLDLPLGKIKVQIDRSAAGHNGVKSIIEKIGGQNFARFRIGIKPLKETFAEGSDLVLAKFSLAEKKDLETGLQKTIEALKEALQNGLAAAMNKFN
- a CDS encoding DNA topoisomerase I (catalyzes the ATP-dependent breakage of single-stranded DNA followed by passage and rejoining, maintains net negative superhelicity), producing MSQLLIVESPTKAKTISKFLGTKFVVKSSFGHIRDLPKSELGVDVENKFEPHYVIPKDKQKIVTDLKKSAKGADEVLLATDEDREGEAISWHLANILDIPAEKVKRLVFHEITKTAIDEALKNPRPLDLNLVNAQQARRILDRLVGYKLSPFLWKKVARGLSAGRVQSVAVRLIVEREREIQAFKPEEYWIVEAVFEKNKENFDAKLHKIDGKNLEKLEIKNKEEADKILKELEDAKYQVASITKKILKKRAAAPFTTSTLQQEANRRLGFSAKQTMMLAQQLYEGIDLKGQGHVGLITYMRTDSVILSGKFLSDVREVIKNKFGEKYLPEKPNFYSTKSKLAQEAHEAIRPTEAVRDPASLKDVLEPRLWKLYDLIWKRAVASQMPEAIFNGTTVDIENQNQKYTFRATGNIITFPGYMALYPDAQKETLLPELAEKDVLPLVELNNEQHFTEPPARYNDAGLVKIMEEYGIGRPSTYAPTISTIIARKYVERDEKKRFKPTDIGFLVNDILVAHFPQITDYEFTAKMEDNFDTVAQGQDNWRDIIANFYEPFAKNLEEKTQELSKKELTEEATEEICEKCGSPMIIKIGRFGKFMACSNYPTCKNTKPLGEEKDLPPIDEKCPECGSPLMRRRGRFGLFISCSDYPKCKYIKKEVKSTGVKCPKCEKGDIIERRTRAKRIFFSCSRYPDCDFALWNKPTGEKCEVCESLMVEGAKEKIVCSNKECPSNANVKAKSKKKK
- a CDS encoding DNA protecting protein DprA, giving the protein MSKEELARLVALSTISKMNSKSLLKIKRAFIDLQDVWRANSEDFLKIGLGVETIRAIIEERAKLDPEKEWQKLEKEKLKVISLDEELYPTLLKQIYDPPPLLFYQGTLNKDKYPLACVGSRRLSFYGKQVIEEIIPPLSQNGATIISGLALGADAAAHATTLQAGGRTIAVLGSGANNNSIYPKENYRLAQQIINNGGAVISEFPIGTLPLRFNFPIRNRVISGLSLGTIIIEAAEDSGSLITAKLALDQNREVFSVPGNIFSPLSEGPNNLLKLGAQVITSAEDILDFLKIEKNKDLFSEIKPLAENPTEEAILKVLSKEPKNLEKIAQETKFPTNVLVSAIALMELKNKIKNSGGMNYIIN